A single region of the Halosegnis marinus genome encodes:
- a CDS encoding type B DNA-directed DNA polymerase has protein sequence MPLLTVEFHDGGVVEWHATSDGVDTVTNPDYAPTLYIDGPDTALVTLHERLTDDPKVVHLAAERHYTELGAETRTRVLRVDVARERELRTLANEIRHHHEPAAFQPATFRLYNVDLSPQFRYCLETDTEPVPARALRTLELTLAEPHLAEKRIDALQIDGETVAGDTATTLRVLAERLDTVDPDVLLCSSAQLIPLLESAADDHGLDAFALGRRSGYQQLAGASTYESYGQVGHSPARYAIPGRAIIDRLNSFMLDKGGLEGILDLVERSWKPIQETAWGSIGNILTAIQLREATARDVLAPWNKWDPEAFKSVEQLHAADRGGFIFSPEVGVHEDISEIDFGSLYPNIMCEWNISPETTDCDCHDRADVPGLDYSLCDDRGFIPDVLRPIIDDRAAYKERIATTDDPTERAHFEHRADALKWILVSCFGYQGYRNAKFGRIECHEAINAVARELMLDAKARLERGGWRVVHGIIDSLWVTPRVDTHEPLADICAAITDDVNIPLEHENDFEWVAFVPKRDSEAGALTKYFGKVAGRDEYKFRGIETRQRSTPAYIADIQRRLVETYDQSRDTATVIEELSSALTRLRDEDVDPAALVETARTSKPLEAYTQRTATTAALRRARALGLTRAPGQDVEYVIVDDDTHGPERVRLAFEEIEAYDPAYYATELIRAATSVLSPMGYGETDIRRELRETTERTLTSFSKISE, from the coding sequence GACGCTGTACATCGATGGCCCTGATACTGCGCTTGTGACGCTCCACGAGCGGCTCACCGACGATCCAAAAGTCGTCCACCTCGCTGCAGAGCGCCACTACACGGAGCTCGGCGCCGAGACGCGGACACGTGTGCTCCGAGTGGACGTCGCCCGTGAACGGGAGCTTCGAACGCTTGCGAACGAGATCCGCCATCATCATGAGCCGGCGGCATTCCAACCCGCGACCTTCCGCCTGTACAACGTTGACCTTTCACCGCAGTTTCGCTACTGCCTCGAAACGGACACCGAACCAGTCCCTGCCCGGGCGCTCCGAACACTTGAGCTGACTCTCGCTGAGCCGCACCTCGCCGAGAAACGCATTGACGCCCTCCAGATCGACGGTGAGACAGTTGCCGGAGACACTGCGACCACGCTCCGAGTCCTTGCCGAGCGACTCGACACGGTGGATCCGGATGTCCTTCTCTGTTCGTCGGCTCAGCTGATCCCACTGCTTGAATCGGCAGCGGATGACCACGGCCTCGACGCGTTCGCGCTTGGTCGTCGCTCTGGGTATCAACAATTAGCCGGGGCGAGTACCTACGAGAGTTACGGCCAGGTGGGACATTCGCCAGCCCGATACGCTATCCCGGGGCGAGCCATCATCGATCGGTTGAACAGCTTCATGTTGGATAAGGGTGGCCTTGAGGGAATCCTCGATCTCGTCGAGCGCTCGTGGAAGCCGATTCAGGAGACTGCGTGGGGATCGATCGGCAACATTCTCACGGCGATCCAGCTTCGCGAGGCGACCGCTCGCGATGTCCTCGCGCCGTGGAACAAGTGGGATCCAGAGGCGTTCAAGTCCGTCGAGCAACTGCACGCCGCCGATCGAGGGGGTTTCATATTCTCTCCAGAGGTTGGCGTCCACGAGGATATTTCAGAGATCGACTTCGGTTCGTTGTATCCGAACATTATGTGCGAGTGGAATATCTCCCCGGAGACGACGGACTGCGACTGTCATGACCGTGCAGACGTGCCGGGACTCGACTACTCGCTGTGTGATGACCGTGGATTCATTCCGGACGTCCTTCGGCCAATCATCGATGATCGAGCCGCCTACAAAGAGCGAATCGCCACCACAGACGATCCCACAGAGCGGGCACACTTCGAGCACCGCGCGGATGCGTTGAAATGGATTCTCGTCTCGTGTTTCGGCTATCAAGGCTACCGCAATGCGAAATTCGGGCGGATCGAGTGTCATGAAGCGATCAATGCTGTCGCTCGCGAGCTCATGCTCGACGCGAAGGCGCGACTGGAACGCGGGGGATGGCGTGTCGTGCACGGAATTATCGACTCGTTGTGGGTGACTCCGCGTGTCGACACGCACGAGCCGCTCGCCGACATCTGTGCAGCTATCACTGACGATGTCAACATTCCGCTCGAACACGAGAACGACTTCGAGTGGGTTGCCTTCGTCCCGAAACGTGACTCGGAGGCCGGTGCGCTGACGAAGTACTTCGGGAAGGTCGCTGGTCGCGACGAGTACAAGTTCCGGGGGATCGAGACACGCCAGCGATCGACCCCTGCGTACATCGCCGATATCCAACGGCGGCTCGTCGAGACGTACGATCAATCGCGTGATACAGCTACTGTTATCGAAGAGCTCTCCAGCGCGCTCACGCGGCTGCGTGACGAAGACGTCGACCCAGCCGCGCTGGTCGAAACAGCGCGAACGTCGAAGCCCTTGGAAGCATACACGCAGCGAACGGCGACGACCGCGGCGCTGCGACGGGCGCGCGCCCTCGGGCTTACGCGTGCCCCTGGCCAAGATGTCGAGTATGTTATCGTCGACGACGATACGCACGGTCCCGAGCGTGTGCGACTCGCGTTCGAGGAGATCGAAGCGTATGATCCAGCCTACTACGCCACAGAGCTGATTCGAGCAGCCACAAGCGTGCTCTCCCCGATGGGGTATGGGGAGACGGACATTCGGCGTGAGCTCCGTGAGACGACGGAGCGAACACTCACATCGTTCTCGAAAATATCGGAGTAA